A genomic stretch from Pyxidicoccus xibeiensis includes:
- a CDS encoding tetratricopeptide repeat protein, producing MQPQPTNWLPGIIVLAVAFVAAAAWLLFMRRKGALTTPEPRDGVLDDLSQRTQSLIDQLRTLEADKHHLGAEQYTAEKSRLEREAASALRTRDEHLKRKAAGDGARAPAPVATGWAARNPQLMGAVWGAGIVLFFGGLGYLLVSEQQPRTEGREATGRMPPGGPQQGQGNPSGGMEESPEMAEARRRLETNAGDIESAALLSHELIRRQEFEEAVKVTAKGLAADPFHVEMRVHKGVLRAAQGDLEGAEAELTELVDTWPDAQEALIFLGSLALRRGDKAKALEHFERFSVEVPRNMQPPQLAPAIAQLRAEVNGGGGGGMVP from the coding sequence ATGCAGCCACAGCCCACCAACTGGTTGCCCGGAATCATCGTGCTGGCGGTCGCCTTCGTGGCCGCCGCCGCCTGGCTCCTCTTCATGCGCCGCAAGGGCGCGCTCACCACGCCCGAGCCCCGTGACGGCGTGCTGGACGACCTGAGCCAGCGCACCCAGTCGCTCATCGACCAGCTCCGCACGCTGGAGGCGGACAAGCACCACCTGGGCGCCGAGCAGTACACGGCGGAGAAGTCCCGCCTGGAGCGCGAGGCCGCCTCGGCGCTGCGCACGCGGGACGAGCACCTGAAGCGCAAGGCGGCCGGCGATGGCGCGCGGGCGCCGGCTCCTGTGGCCACCGGCTGGGCGGCGCGCAACCCGCAGCTCATGGGTGCGGTGTGGGGCGCGGGCATCGTCCTGTTCTTCGGCGGGCTGGGCTACCTGCTCGTGTCCGAGCAGCAGCCGCGCACCGAGGGCCGTGAGGCCACCGGCCGCATGCCGCCGGGCGGGCCGCAGCAGGGCCAGGGCAACCCCTCGGGAGGGATGGAGGAGAGCCCGGAGATGGCCGAGGCCCGCAGACGGCTGGAGACGAACGCCGGTGACATCGAGTCCGCCGCGCTGCTGAGCCACGAGCTCATCCGCCGCCAGGAGTTCGAGGAGGCCGTGAAGGTGACGGCGAAGGGCCTGGCCGCGGACCCGTTCCACGTCGAGATGCGCGTACACAAGGGCGTGCTGCGCGCGGCGCAAGGCGACCTGGAGGGCGCGGAGGCGGAGCTGACCGAGCTGGTGGACACGTGGCCGGATGCGCAGGAGGCGCTCATCTTCCTGGGCAGCCTGGCGCTGCGGCGCGGTGACAAGGCGAAGGCGCTGGAGCACTTCGAGCGCTTCTCCGTCGAGGTGCCGCGCAACATGCAGCCGCCGCAGCTCGCGCCCGCGATTGCGCAGCTGCGCGCCGAGGTCAATGGCGGCGGTGGCGGCGGCATGGTGCCCTGA
- a CDS encoding cytochrome c-type biogenesis protein, translating into MTAALLSLSLALTLLTGQYAPQQGASEPLKPELEARVQALGKQLRCAVCQGVSIADSPASMARAQLDTVRSLVAEGKTDREVMDYFVARYGEWALLEPKAEGFNWFVWLAPVALVALGGFVIWRQLQQGPAPVQPAQQTSAPAAPAGTPAADEEDPYLQAVRRELER; encoded by the coding sequence ATGACCGCAGCCCTCCTGTCCCTGTCCCTCGCCCTCACCCTCCTCACCGGCCAGTACGCGCCCCAGCAGGGCGCGAGCGAGCCACTCAAGCCGGAGCTGGAGGCCCGTGTCCAGGCGCTCGGCAAGCAGCTGCGCTGCGCCGTGTGCCAGGGCGTCTCCATCGCCGACAGCCCGGCCTCCATGGCCCGCGCGCAGCTCGACACGGTCCGCTCGCTCGTCGCCGAGGGCAAGACGGACCGGGAGGTCATGGACTACTTCGTCGCCCGCTACGGCGAGTGGGCGCTGCTGGAGCCCAAGGCGGAGGGCTTCAACTGGTTCGTCTGGCTGGCGCCCGTGGCGCTCGTCGCCCTCGGCGGCTTCGTCATCTGGCGGCAGCTCCAGCAGGGGCCGGCCCCGGTGCAGCCCGCGCAGCAGACCTCGGCTCCGGCCGCGCCGGCGGGGACTCCCGCGGCGGATGAGGAAGACCCGTACCTCCAGGCCGTGCGCCGGGAGCTGGAGCGTTAA
- a CDS encoding peptidoglycan-binding domain-containing protein encodes MKQRRLHVVLLDPREAPYAGRDYVLTVGRTELRGTTAADGSLVHEVPGLSSGELLLVVPSPAHAATPAPVEASVPAGAPPPYPPPISDGDFPDALPATVASTPEPVTLHWTLQLQSPATFEADALRALQERLHNLGYPVEGERGAPGPRTRAAVRAFQRHQGLPETGQLADVHRELVRLHDA; translated from the coding sequence TTGAAGCAGCGACGCCTGCACGTCGTCCTGCTGGACCCTCGAGAGGCGCCCTACGCGGGCCGTGACTACGTACTGACTGTCGGCCGGACGGAGCTGCGCGGGACGACCGCCGCGGACGGCTCGCTCGTGCACGAGGTCCCAGGGCTCTCCAGTGGGGAGCTGCTCCTGGTGGTGCCCTCCCCCGCGCATGCCGCGACGCCAGCCCCGGTAGAGGCCTCGGTTCCTGCAGGCGCGCCACCGCCCTACCCGCCGCCCATCTCCGACGGGGACTTCCCGGACGCGCTGCCCGCCACCGTGGCGTCAACCCCCGAGCCGGTGACGCTCCACTGGACGCTCCAGCTCCAGTCCCCGGCGACCTTCGAGGCAGATGCGCTTCGCGCCTTGCAGGAGCGGCTGCACAACCTGGGCTACCCCGTCGAAGGTGAGCGCGGCGCGCCCGGGCCCCGGACCCGGGCGGCAGTCCGGGCCTTCCAGCGGCACCAGGGCCTGCCCGAGACGGGACAGCTCGCGGACGTCCATCGCGAGCTCGTCCGCCTCCACGACGCCTGA
- a CDS encoding alpha/beta hydrolase family protein codes for MKTAGPSFLLGVFLALVWMPSAEAQTLSSFTATYSGGSGTICGTTYSIRGREPAASGRYPVFVYTVGTTEQYDHSSALAAVEEMAARGYVAATVEYDNGSFGSCSTLNSRSRCIYDAGRSSSAISRLCSRAKADCSKGVVVSGFSQGSIMAILAKNHDSRVRAAYGLGAGVQYSIYNLSSCVADGNRALPSDRLRIVNGEQDAFVGPTASGVRSQSTEMTGLSCPLAMSCFRSNNSGWYIIDDSQVADGTADHCYMRNSGCIGLTLDSTWRSGTAPWSLRTNLNWLTQFTTP; via the coding sequence ATGAAGACGGCAGGTCCGAGCTTTCTCCTTGGCGTGTTCCTGGCGCTGGTGTGGATGCCCTCCGCGGAGGCGCAGACCCTGAGCAGCTTCACCGCGACGTACTCGGGCGGCAGCGGCACCATCTGTGGGACGACGTACAGCATCCGGGGCCGCGAGCCGGCGGCCTCGGGCCGCTACCCGGTGTTCGTGTACACCGTGGGCACCACCGAGCAATACGACCACTCCTCGGCGCTGGCGGCGGTGGAGGAGATGGCGGCCCGCGGCTATGTCGCGGCCACGGTGGAATATGACAACGGCAGCTTCGGCTCGTGCTCCACGCTCAACAGCCGCTCCCGCTGCATCTACGACGCCGGCCGCTCCTCCAGCGCCATCAGCCGGCTGTGCTCGCGCGCCAAGGCGGACTGCTCCAAGGGCGTGGTGGTGTCGGGCTTCAGCCAGGGCTCCATCATGGCCATCCTGGCGAAGAACCACGACTCGCGCGTCCGCGCCGCCTACGGCCTGGGCGCGGGCGTCCAGTACTCCATCTACAACCTCAGCTCCTGCGTCGCGGACGGCAACCGCGCGCTGCCCAGCGACCGCCTCCGCATCGTCAACGGCGAGCAGGACGCCTTCGTCGGTCCCACCGCGTCCGGCGTGCGCAGCCAGAGCACGGAGATGACGGGCCTGTCGTGCCCGCTGGCCATGTCCTGCTTCCGGAGCAACAACAGCGGCTGGTACATCATCGACGACTCGCAAGTCGCGGATGGCACCGCCGACCACTGCTACATGCGCAACAGCGGCTGCATCGGCCTCACGCTGGACTCCACGTGGCGCAGCGGGACCGCGCCGTGGTCGCTGCGCACCAACCTGAACTGGCTGACGCAGTTCACCACGCCGTAG
- a CDS encoding zinc ribbon domain-containing protein produces MRCPECGERAADARLKYCENCGAKMPASPQQGTGARPALRSSRPSRTSEEPAYAAEILDEVEEHSRPRVVGDAPELDAEDKTDPGQAARPAYEGPKWLAHVPAHSPSVLGVGLLALAVVLSALPFFAGAGVPGTLLALVAGALLVTRELHEAGEAPGFTQAVPPVLLRPEVAAVSTVVLAAIAVRMLGLGLSPLLWVAGAGLVAYDQWRKVLAGPDGALAWFEPRQLLRMPDVVALAGVTLCLLTLFGPWAVLTTGLDAMPDNAPVPQGPPELRVINSRRPSDDVLYTRGGDVAMLSGWDLPASVLVELALLAVLALLALRPDVARPSWARFVPAGAVGLSLVWAALNMRLGVGPIAFVMGLGAVGFVAFRQLRGEQPLPPEPEPAPYED; encoded by the coding sequence ATGCGGTGCCCGGAGTGTGGCGAACGAGCCGCGGATGCACGGCTGAAGTACTGCGAGAACTGCGGCGCGAAGATGCCGGCGAGCCCCCAGCAGGGCACCGGCGCCCGCCCCGCGCTGCGCTCCTCCCGCCCGAGCCGCACATCCGAGGAGCCGGCGTACGCCGCGGAGATCCTCGACGAGGTGGAGGAGCACTCGCGGCCCCGTGTCGTGGGCGACGCGCCCGAGCTGGACGCCGAGGACAAGACGGACCCCGGCCAGGCGGCACGGCCCGCCTATGAAGGTCCGAAGTGGCTGGCCCACGTCCCGGCGCACTCGCCGAGCGTGCTGGGCGTGGGGCTCCTCGCCCTGGCGGTGGTGCTGTCCGCCCTCCCCTTCTTCGCCGGCGCCGGGGTGCCCGGCACGCTGCTGGCGCTGGTGGCCGGCGCGCTGCTGGTGACGCGCGAGCTGCACGAGGCGGGCGAGGCCCCCGGCTTCACGCAGGCGGTGCCCCCCGTGCTGCTGCGTCCCGAGGTGGCCGCGGTGTCCACCGTCGTCCTCGCGGCCATCGCCGTGAGGATGCTGGGCCTGGGCCTCTCCCCGCTGCTGTGGGTGGCCGGCGCGGGGCTCGTCGCGTACGACCAGTGGCGCAAGGTGCTGGCGGGGCCGGACGGCGCCCTGGCGTGGTTCGAGCCGCGCCAGCTGCTGCGCATGCCGGACGTGGTGGCCCTGGCCGGCGTGACGCTGTGCCTGCTGACGCTCTTCGGACCCTGGGCCGTGCTGACCACGGGCCTGGACGCGATGCCGGACAACGCGCCCGTGCCGCAGGGGCCTCCGGAGCTGCGGGTCATCAACTCCCGGCGCCCCTCGGACGACGTGCTCTACACGCGCGGGGGCGACGTCGCGATGCTGTCCGGCTGGGACTTGCCGGCGTCCGTGCTGGTGGAGCTGGCGCTGCTGGCGGTGCTCGCGCTGCTGGCGCTGCGGCCGGACGTGGCGCGGCCGTCCTGGGCGCGCTTCGTGCCCGCGGGCGCCGTGGGCCTGAGCCTCGTCTGGGCGGCGCTGAACATGCGCCTCGGCGTGGGCCCCATCGCCTTCGTCATGGGGCTGGGCGCGGTGGGCTTCGTCGCCTTCCGCCAGCTCCGAGGGGAACAGCCGCTCCCCCCGGAGCCAGAGCCGGCGCCGTACGAGGACTGA
- a CDS encoding TlpA family protein disulfide reductase, with the protein MKRWHIPVGFALVCMALLFVLYKGFGRNPHEVPFMMTGKPAPAFTLRALDSGEKVSLEDLKGRPVVINFWASWCGPCMMEHPVLEWGSRQFGSQAVFLGVVFEDTEDNARQFLQRNGASFPQLVDPRSRMAVDYGVAGVPETYFIDPQGVIRGKHVGPIDPQTLTTRIRELTGEAPAANAEAAR; encoded by the coding sequence ATGAAGCGCTGGCACATCCCCGTGGGCTTCGCGCTCGTCTGCATGGCCCTGCTCTTCGTGCTCTACAAGGGCTTCGGCCGCAACCCGCACGAGGTGCCCTTCATGATGACGGGCAAGCCGGCGCCGGCCTTCACGCTGCGCGCGCTGGACAGCGGCGAGAAGGTGAGCCTGGAGGACCTGAAGGGCCGCCCGGTGGTCATCAACTTCTGGGCGTCCTGGTGCGGGCCCTGCATGATGGAGCACCCGGTGCTGGAGTGGGGCTCGCGGCAGTTCGGCTCGCAGGCGGTGTTCCTGGGCGTCGTCTTCGAGGACACCGAGGACAACGCGCGCCAGTTCCTCCAGCGCAACGGGGCCAGCTTCCCGCAGCTGGTGGACCCGCGCTCGCGCATGGCGGTGGACTACGGCGTGGCGGGCGTGCCGGAGACGTACTTCATCGACCCCCAGGGCGTCATCCGGGGCAAGCACGTGGGCCCCATCGACCCGCAGACGCTGACCACCCGCATCCGCGAGCTGACGGGAGAGGCCCCCGCCGCCAACGCGGAGGCCGCGCGGTAG
- a CDS encoding heme lyase CcmF/NrfE family subunit has product MNGTVGYGLVLGGLAFAAFGAIVGLVSGLRRSEAGFPWVMRAVWGFAACMVGANLVMVNALVTHDFSVKYVAQVGSRDTPLLYTVVSLWSALEGSILFWGFIMAGYIAAFAFIHRREHARYMQLALGTMLAVGVFFAFLIAGPANPWGAVSPVPADGPGPNPLLQNHILMVIHPPMLYLGYVGMTVPFGVAVAGLLRGEIGEAWMAPLRRWTLVAWLFLSIGIILGAWWAYAVLGWGGYWAWDPVENASFLPWLTATAFMHSTMVQERKRMLKLWTLSLALASFVLTILGTFMTRSGIFNSVHSFTQSDIGPTFLVFLGVLLVVCIGLLASRGHLLVPEGKLASPLSRETSILVNNLVFVAITFTVLLGTLYPLVSEAVRGIRVSVGEPYFNKMAVPGGIAVLFLMGVGPVLPWGTPDKATLRRQFIIPAVVGLIVTAACYAAGLRGVYPLLTFGLAGFVTVVTLRELATPVRVRMSERREGLFTALMTSASKAQRRFGGYVVHLGIVLIIVAVAASSAYVEHTSGTLKKGQTMELDGYQMKYLGLTSGEEPHRTFVAARLEVTPPGGEVMEMKPRLNYYERSSDPIGTPAVRETAGEDLYISLMAFSEQAGTASFNVWVFPLVGWIWWSIPLLVLGTLIAIWPRRKAAMAMAGATVEVGAAPPLASGDAERGAA; this is encoded by the coding sequence GTGAACGGGACTGTTGGATATGGCCTGGTGCTCGGAGGGCTCGCGTTCGCGGCCTTCGGCGCCATCGTCGGGCTGGTGAGCGGGCTGCGCCGCAGCGAGGCGGGCTTCCCGTGGGTGATGCGCGCGGTGTGGGGCTTCGCGGCCTGCATGGTCGGCGCGAACCTGGTCATGGTGAACGCGCTCGTCACGCACGACTTCAGCGTGAAGTACGTGGCGCAGGTGGGCAGCCGGGACACCCCGCTCTTGTACACCGTGGTGTCGCTGTGGAGCGCCCTGGAGGGGTCCATCCTCTTCTGGGGCTTCATCATGGCCGGCTACATCGCCGCCTTCGCCTTCATCCACCGGCGCGAGCACGCGCGGTACATGCAGCTGGCGCTGGGCACCATGCTGGCGGTGGGCGTCTTCTTCGCCTTCCTCATCGCCGGCCCGGCCAACCCGTGGGGCGCGGTGTCCCCGGTGCCGGCGGACGGCCCCGGCCCCAACCCGCTGCTGCAGAACCACATCCTGATGGTCATCCACCCGCCCATGCTCTACCTGGGCTACGTGGGCATGACGGTGCCCTTCGGCGTCGCGGTGGCGGGCCTGCTGCGCGGCGAGATTGGCGAGGCGTGGATGGCGCCCCTGCGTCGCTGGACGCTGGTGGCGTGGCTCTTCCTGTCCATCGGCATCATCCTCGGCGCATGGTGGGCCTATGCCGTGCTGGGCTGGGGCGGCTACTGGGCGTGGGACCCGGTGGAGAACGCGTCCTTCCTGCCGTGGCTGACGGCGACGGCGTTCATGCACTCCACCATGGTGCAGGAGCGCAAGCGGATGCTGAAGCTGTGGACGCTGAGCCTCGCGCTCGCGTCCTTCGTGCTGACGATTCTCGGCACGTTCATGACGCGCTCGGGCATCTTCAACTCGGTCCACTCCTTCACGCAGTCGGACATCGGCCCCACGTTCCTGGTGTTCCTGGGCGTGCTGCTGGTGGTGTGCATCGGCCTGCTGGCCTCGCGCGGCCACCTGCTGGTGCCGGAGGGGAAGCTGGCCTCGCCGCTGTCGCGTGAGACGAGCATCCTGGTGAACAACCTGGTGTTCGTGGCCATCACCTTCACGGTGCTGCTGGGCACGCTGTACCCGCTGGTGTCCGAGGCGGTGCGCGGCATCCGGGTGAGCGTGGGCGAGCCGTACTTCAACAAGATGGCGGTGCCGGGCGGCATCGCGGTGCTCTTCCTCATGGGCGTGGGCCCGGTGCTGCCCTGGGGCACGCCGGACAAGGCCACGCTGCGGCGGCAGTTCATCATCCCCGCGGTGGTGGGGCTCATCGTCACGGCGGCCTGCTACGCGGCGGGGCTGCGGGGTGTCTATCCGCTGCTGACGTTCGGCCTGGCGGGCTTCGTCACCGTCGTCACCCTGCGCGAGCTGGCGACGCCGGTGCGCGTGCGCATGTCCGAGCGCCGCGAGGGCCTGTTCACCGCCCTGATGACGAGCGCGTCCAAGGCGCAGCGCCGCTTCGGCGGCTACGTGGTGCACCTGGGCATCGTCCTCATCATCGTCGCGGTGGCGGCCTCGTCCGCCTACGTGGAGCACACCTCCGGCACCCTGAAGAAGGGCCAGACGATGGAGCTGGACGGCTACCAGATGAAGTACCTGGGGCTGACCAGCGGCGAGGAGCCGCACCGCACCTTCGTCGCCGCGCGCCTGGAGGTGACGCCGCCGGGCGGCGAGGTGATGGAGATGAAGCCGCGCCTGAACTACTACGAGCGCAGCTCGGACCCCATCGGCACCCCGGCGGTCCGCGAGACGGCGGGCGAGGACCTGTACATCTCCCTGATGGCCTTCTCCGAGCAGGCCGGCACGGCGAGCTTCAACGTCTGGGTCTTCCCGCTGGTGGGGTGGATCTGGTGGAGCATCCCCCTGCTGGTGCTGGGCACGCTCATCGCCATCTGGCCGCGCCGCAAGGCCGCCATGGCCATGGCGGGCGCCACCGTCGAGGTGGGCGCCGCGCCGCCGCTGGCCAGTGGTGACGCTGAGCGGGGGGCGGCCTGA
- a CDS encoding cytochrome c maturation protein CcmE — protein sequence MTPVARNRIIALGALLVAGTGLGFVAFGNIGENLVYYWSPSEMLSQGSRAYDATIRLGGVVEPGSIQWNAEHTTLHFRVADDNKEGAKSVLVRSTETPPQMFRDKIGVVVEGTYDKSGVFSSNRLMVNHSNEYRAPKEGEEPRKWQETLSDATTASAGTGAK from the coding sequence ATGACGCCCGTCGCCCGAAACCGCATCATCGCCCTCGGGGCCCTGCTCGTGGCAGGTACCGGCCTGGGGTTCGTGGCCTTTGGCAACATCGGTGAGAACCTCGTCTATTACTGGAGCCCCTCGGAGATGCTGTCCCAGGGGAGCCGCGCCTATGACGCCACCATCCGCCTGGGCGGCGTGGTGGAGCCGGGCAGCATCCAGTGGAACGCGGAGCACACCACGCTGCACTTCCGCGTGGCGGACGACAACAAGGAGGGCGCCAAGAGCGTGCTGGTGCGCTCCACCGAGACGCCCCCGCAGATGTTCCGCGACAAGATTGGCGTCGTCGTGGAGGGCACCTACGACAAGTCCGGCGTCTTCAGCTCCAACCGGCTGATGGTGAACCACTCCAACGAGTACCGCGCTCCGAAGGAAGGCGAGGAGCCGCGCAAGTGGCAGGAGACGCTCTCCGACGCCACCACCGCCTCGGCGGGCACGGGGGCGAAGTGA
- the ccsA gene encoding cytochrome c biogenesis protein CcsA, with amino-acid sequence MGKFIKWGMLASGLVLLAVGWYLGLAWAPPDREMGDVQRIMYVHVPLQWMAMVAMTVNFVAAVAYLFKASWKWDSAAEASAEVGLVLGTAGMITGAIWGRPTWGVYWSWDPRLTTEAILLVTYTGYLVLRRFVEDPDKRATWSSVVAIIGAINLPIVWFSVRWWRSLHQVQSTPKTVDPEMVLTLRISAFGMLALAIYFMMVRYQQALAERRAEVALPEALGDAGLPPAHNSSKVA; translated from the coding sequence ATGGGCAAGTTCATCAAGTGGGGGATGCTGGCCTCGGGGCTGGTCCTGCTGGCGGTGGGCTGGTACCTGGGCCTGGCCTGGGCACCGCCGGACCGGGAGATGGGTGACGTACAGCGCATCATGTATGTGCACGTCCCCCTCCAGTGGATGGCCATGGTGGCCATGACGGTCAACTTCGTGGCGGCCGTCGCCTACCTCTTCAAGGCGAGCTGGAAGTGGGACTCGGCGGCGGAGGCGTCCGCCGAGGTGGGCCTGGTGCTGGGCACCGCGGGGATGATTACCGGCGCCATCTGGGGCCGGCCGACCTGGGGCGTGTACTGGTCCTGGGACCCGCGCCTGACGACGGAGGCGATTCTGCTGGTGACCTACACCGGCTACCTCGTGCTGCGGCGCTTCGTGGAGGACCCGGACAAGCGCGCGACGTGGAGCTCGGTGGTGGCCATCATCGGCGCCATCAACCTGCCCATCGTGTGGTTCTCGGTGCGCTGGTGGCGCAGCCTCCACCAGGTGCAGTCCACGCCCAAGACGGTGGACCCGGAGATGGTGCTGACGCTGCGCATCTCCGCCTTCGGCATGCTGGCGCTGGCCATCTACTTCATGATGGTCCGCTACCAGCAGGCCCTGGCCGAGCGCCGGGCCGAGGTCGCCCTGCCGGAAGCCCTCGGTGACGCGGGCCTTCCCCCCGCCCACAACTCCTCGAAGGTGGCCTGA
- a CDS encoding heme exporter protein CcmB, with product MSLAAPTTPATPATPATPERTRPRAIGVLSATLALLRKDLLIEWRTRARLNAIIFFALATLLMFSFALGPDTKLLEKNAGGYYWLAILFASVLALGESFRVESENACLDGVRLAPADARAIFLSKALGNALLLTALGVILFPVMVGLYGVRIATSPVDLGIILVLGCLALSAPGTVYAAISSNARARDVLLPLLLFPLVIPALLSATKATTLVLQGDPMNQLNSWLGLLSGFNLIYWGVGFLLFPRIIED from the coding sequence ATGAGCCTCGCCGCCCCCACCACCCCCGCCACTCCCGCCACCCCCGCCACCCCCGAGCGCACGCGGCCCCGCGCCATCGGCGTGCTGTCCGCCACGCTGGCCCTGCTGCGCAAGGACCTGCTCATCGAGTGGCGCACGCGCGCGCGCCTCAACGCCATCATCTTCTTCGCGCTGGCCACGCTGCTGATGTTCTCCTTCGCGCTGGGGCCGGACACCAAGCTGCTGGAGAAGAACGCCGGCGGCTACTACTGGCTGGCCATCCTCTTCGCCAGCGTGCTCGCCCTGGGCGAGTCGTTCCGCGTGGAGTCGGAGAACGCGTGCCTGGATGGCGTGCGGCTCGCCCCCGCGGACGCGCGCGCCATCTTCCTGTCCAAGGCCCTGGGCAATGCGCTGCTGCTGACGGCCCTGGGCGTCATCCTCTTCCCCGTCATGGTGGGCCTGTACGGCGTGCGAATCGCCACCAGCCCGGTGGATTTGGGAATCATCCTGGTGCTCGGCTGTCTGGCCCTCAGCGCACCGGGCACCGTCTACGCGGCCATCTCCAGCAACGCCCGGGCGCGGGACGTGCTGCTGCCTCTGCTATTGTTCCCGCTCGTCATTCCAGCCCTCCTCTCCGCCACCAAGGCGACCACCCTCGTCCTGCAGGGAGACCCCATGAATCAGCTGAACTCATGGCTCGGGCTTTTGTCGGGGTTCAATCTGATTTACTGGGGCGTAGGCTTCCTGCTGTTCCCGCGGATCATCGAGGACTGA
- the ccmA gene encoding heme ABC exporter ATP-binding protein CcmA → MPPASSAAALALHDVSKRYGRRWALARLTYALPPGRSLLLTGHNGSGKTTLLRLVATALSPTAGKVEVLGRDAVTDRDNVRRDVALLSHASFLYEDLTAHQNLTVLARLLGIDSPQDAAGALLTKVGLTRRSDSPVRSFSAGMRKRLAIARLLLKAPAIALLDEPFGELDPAGMRDMEGIIGELKASGVTVVLATHLIEQGLSLCEERLHLQDGRAVPA, encoded by the coding sequence ATGCCTCCCGCCTCCTCCGCCGCCGCGCTCGCGCTGCATGACGTCAGCAAGCGTTATGGGCGCCGCTGGGCCCTGGCGCGCCTCACCTACGCGCTGCCCCCCGGACGTTCCCTGTTGCTCACCGGACACAACGGCTCCGGCAAGACGACGCTGCTGCGCCTCGTGGCCACCGCCCTCAGCCCCACCGCGGGAAAGGTGGAGGTGCTGGGGCGCGACGCGGTGACGGACCGCGACAACGTGCGCCGCGACGTGGCCCTGCTGTCCCACGCCAGCTTCCTCTATGAAGACCTCACCGCGCACCAGAACCTCACGGTGCTGGCGAGGCTCTTGGGCATCGACTCGCCGCAGGACGCCGCGGGCGCGCTGCTCACCAAGGTCGGCCTCACCCGCCGCTCGGACAGCCCGGTGCGCAGCTTCAGCGCCGGCATGCGCAAGCGGCTGGCCATTGCCCGGCTGCTCCTGAAGGCGCCCGCCATCGCCCTGCTGGACGAGCCCTTCGGCGAGCTGGACCCGGCCGGCATGCGTGACATGGAGGGCATCATCGGAGAGCTCAAGGCCAGCGGTGTCACCGTCGTCCTCGCCACCCACCTCATCGAGCAGGGCCTGAGCTTGTGCGAAGAGCGCCTGCACCTGCAGGACGGCCGGGCGGTGCCCGCATGA
- the exoL gene encoding spore coat polysaccharide deacetylase ExoL: MAAYRRAQSGGRRILIVSYHRVVSDFTGELQRSIPGLLISQETFRRHLEEANAAGYELASIGDAVDVMNGRRVAKKDLCVVTFDDGYRDVYRYAYPVLKQMGVPAITYLPTAFIGTNKRFNHDRLFHLLRRVQERHFRPLYDALPAPSLELLGPILSGQKTVSAALDDFIGEHPTRVLTDIIDALEQQLGGGPDLVPEQGDVMNWDEVRRMARDGFEFGAHTLGHTVLTLEPQEVVEREILESKRTIEAEVGITVRDFAYCNGWYSDEVIRVLSSNGFRSGVTTEDFPNRIGGDPFTLKRKVLWENFSLGMTGDYSSSLTACQFDDCFGVLGMSHPVPGKRPHHFSSASLGTMVAANIVSPEAAASPAKEVP, from the coding sequence ATGGCGGCATATCGGCGGGCCCAGTCGGGTGGGCGGCGCATCCTCATTGTGAGCTACCACCGCGTGGTGAGCGACTTCACGGGGGAGCTGCAGCGCTCCATCCCGGGGCTGCTCATCTCGCAGGAGACGTTCCGGCGGCACCTGGAGGAGGCGAACGCGGCGGGCTACGAGCTGGCCTCCATCGGCGACGCGGTGGACGTGATGAACGGCCGCCGGGTGGCGAAGAAGGACCTGTGCGTGGTGACGTTCGACGACGGCTACCGCGACGTGTACCGGTACGCGTACCCCGTCCTGAAGCAGATGGGGGTGCCGGCCATCACCTACCTGCCCACGGCCTTCATCGGTACCAACAAGCGCTTCAACCACGACCGGCTGTTCCACCTGCTGCGCCGCGTCCAGGAGCGCCACTTCCGGCCCCTGTACGACGCGCTGCCCGCGCCGTCGCTGGAGCTGTTGGGCCCCATCCTCTCCGGGCAGAAGACGGTGTCGGCCGCGCTGGACGACTTCATCGGCGAGCACCCCACGCGCGTGCTGACGGACATCATCGACGCGCTGGAGCAGCAGCTGGGCGGCGGGCCGGACCTGGTGCCGGAGCAGGGCGACGTCATGAACTGGGACGAGGTGCGCCGCATGGCGCGCGACGGCTTCGAGTTCGGCGCCCACACCCTGGGCCACACCGTGCTGACGCTGGAGCCGCAGGAGGTGGTGGAGCGGGAGATTCTCGAGTCCAAGCGGACGATTGAGGCCGAGGTGGGCATCACCGTGCGCGACTTCGCGTACTGCAACGGCTGGTACTCGGACGAGGTCATCCGCGTGCTGTCGTCCAACGGCTTCCGCTCGGGCGTCACCACGGAGGACTTCCCCAACCGCATCGGGGGCGACCCGTTCACCCTCAAGCGCAAGGTGCTGTGGGAGAACTTCAGCCTGGGCATGACGGGGGACTACTCGTCGTCCCTCACCGCGTGCCAGTTCGACGACTGCTTCGGAGTGCTCGGCATGAGTCATCCGGTGCCGGGCAAGCGCCCGCACCACTTCAGCTCCGCGAGCCTCGGCACCATGGTGGCGGCCAACATCGTGAGTCCGGAGGCGGCGGCGTCGCCGGCCAAGGAGGTTCCGTGA